From a single Oreochromis niloticus isolate F11D_XX linkage group LG3, O_niloticus_UMD_NMBU, whole genome shotgun sequence genomic region:
- the LOC109199371 gene encoding stonustoxin subunit beta-like, with translation MKLLLAGQKDPRWRLDILRVEPAGTRWLKPGLRKYSCQLTIDTNTVHTDLKLSDNNRKVTRVKEVQLYPDHSDRFDVRPQLLCRNGLTDRCYWEVEWRGEVYISVSYRRIRRKGGSDDCVFGWNHGSWSLICSEDGPRSALHNNIQTPISSSSSISKRVAVYVDCPAGTLSFYRVSSDSLIHLHTFNTPFTETLYPGFMFWSSGSSVCLC, from the exons atgaagctgctgttggCTGGACAGAAGGATCCACGTTGGAGACTGGACATcctcag ggtggagcctgctggaacCCGATGGTTGaaaccaggtctgaggaagt attcctgtcaactcacaatcgacacaaacacagtacacacagacctcaaactgtctgacaacaataGGAAGGTGACGCGTGTGAAGGAGGTTCAGTTATATCCTGATCAttcagacagatttgatgttcgtcctcagctgctgtgtagaaatggtctgactgatcgttgttactgggaggtcgagtggagaggagaagtttatatatcagtgagttacagaagaatcagaaggaaaggaggcagtgatgactgtgtgtttggatgGAATCATGGGTCCTGGAGTCTGATCTGCTCTGAAGATGGTCCTCGGTCTGCCCTTCACAATAACATACAAAcacccatctcctcctcctcctccatctctaaaagagtagcagtgtatgtggactgtcctgctggcactctgtccttctacagagtctcctctgactctctgatccacctccacaccttcaacaccccattcactgaaactctttatcctgggtttatgTTCTGGTCTTCTGGTTCGTCAGTCTGTCTGTGCTGA
- the LOC112845537 gene encoding protein NLRC3-like, producing MDRCKDREEGVPPSKTTLCGEDESQTKAQRNQPGSPPSSVSLKSDASNDRYIHFKVQPLSAAERVDQESSEVPSGQSAQQNKTHLDSIFMILEDKIITFVKNELKKIQRDLGADDLECLKSQCKDEEVLLGKDEEQSKNIREAFVTITLDFLKRMKQKDLVEHLQRRASTRNLQWHQHKFKSAVKKKFQCVFEGIAKAGNPTLLNQIYTELHITEGGTAEVNDEHEVRQIETASRKPDSLEAIIRHEDIFKASPGRNEPIRTVLTKGVAGIGKTVLTRKYSLDWAEDKANQDIQFIFPFTFRELNVLKEEKFSLVELVHHFFTETKEAGICSFKDFQVLFIFDGLDECRLPLDFHKTTILTDPRKSTSVDVLLINLIRGKLLPSARLWITTRPAAANQIPPGCVDMVTEVRGFTDPQKEEYFRKRFRAKEHISIIISHIKKARSLHIMCHIPVFCWITATVLEDVLETREGGQLPKM from the exons ATGGATCGGTGtaaggacagagaggagggagtccctccctctaaaaccactctgtgtggggaagatgagagccagaccaaagctcagag gaaccaacCTGGAtctccacccagctctgtgtccttaaAGAGTGATGCGTCCAATGATCGctacattcattttaaagtccagcctctgtctgctgcagagag agtggaccaggagagctcagaggttcccagtggtcagtctgcccagcaaaataaaacacacctggactccatatttatg ATACTGGAGGACAAAATAATCACTTTTGTAAAGAATGaactgaagaagatccagagaGACCTGGGTGCAGATGATCTAGAATGCTTAAAGAGTCAATGCAAGGATGAGGAAGTATTACTGGGAAAGGATGAAGAGCAGAGTAAAAACATCAGAGAAGCCTTTGTGACGATTACATTGGACTTCCTGAAGAGAATGAAGCAGAAGGACTTGGTTGAGCATCTACAGAGAA GAGCATCCACAAGAAACCTCCAGTGGCATCAGCATAAATTTAAATCTGCAGTGAAGAaaaagttccagtgtgtgtttgagggcatcgctaaagcaggaaacccaaccctcctgaatcagatctacacagagctccacatcacagagggagggactgcagaggtcaatgatgaacatgaggtcagacagattgaaacagcatccaggaaaccagacagtcTAGAAGCAATAATCAGACatgaagacatctttaaagcctcacctggaagaaatgaaccaatcagaacagtgctgacaaagggagtggctgggatcgggaaaacagtcttaacacggaaatacagcctggactgggctgaagacaaagccaaccaggacatccagttcatatttccattcactttcagagagctgaatgtgctgaaagaggaaaagttcagcttggtggaacttgttcatcacttctttactgaaactaAAGAAGCAGGAATTTGCAGCTTTAAAGACTTCCAGGttctgttcatctttgatggtctggatgagtgtcgacttcctctggacttccacaaaactacaatcctaactgaccctagaaagtccacctcagtggatgtgctgctgataaacctcatcagagggaaactgcttccctctgctcgcctctggataacaacacgacctgcagcagccaatcagattccTCCTGGCTGTGTTGACATGGTGactgaggtcagagggttcactgacccacagaaggaggagtacttcaggaagagattcagagctAAGGAGCACATCAGCAtcatcatctcccacatcaagaaagctcgaagcctccacatcatgtgccacatcccagtcttctgctggatcactgctacagttctggaggatgtgctggaaaccagagagggaggacagctgcccaaga TGTAA
- the LOC112843577 gene encoding polymeric immunoglobulin receptor — translation MKILLILFFWFWSDPAVLVKAKPNIWSAAEGGNASLNCHLTLSGSTKFFCKEKCERAEDILIKTDGSTAQSGRFSIKYKDGSPGRGIVSVTFTHMIYSDSGKYRCALGRPSFPDSYAEFEVRVSNDLDKNVGFYRTQTEGEAVILVCSNNTYGHRKFFCKNQCKNEGEILIDTTNDKAESGRYSIEYRPGSVFGLYATITQLTKSDTGGYICGYGNPLSPDSYHSDNVVVIDASNPPTTTTTTTTTTTTTTTTSQSFTAGVSAPSSNCPESFFPLGVCVSLVGVLLMAVFFLLHYICKTRRNTALKTSENADDKKMEVTYENWTPISKAEKSRTKTYSSSLNTGV, via the exons ATGAAAATCCTTCTTATTCTCTTCTTCTGGTTCTGGTCAG ATCCAGCTGTGCTCGTCAAGGCAAAGCCCAATATTTGGTCAGCAGCTGAAGGAGGAAATGCTTCACTTAACTGCCACTTAACTTTGTCTGGAAGCACAAAGTTTTTCTGTAAGGAAAAATGCGAGAGAGCAGAAGATATCCTCATTAAAACAGATGGAAGCACAGCTCAGAGTGGCAGATTTAGCATTAAATATAAAGATGGATCTCCAGGAAGAGGAATTGTGTCCGTGACCTTTACACATATGATCTACTCTGACTCAGGAAAGTACAGGTGTGCTTTGGGAAGACCTTCTTTTCCAGATTCATACGCAGAGTTTGAGGTCAGAGTTTCAAATG ATCTGGATAAAAATGTTGGTTTTTATCGCACACAAACTGAGGGAGAAGCAGTCATATTGGTATGTTCCAACAACACATATGGACACAGGAAGTTCTTCTGTAAGAATCAGTGTAAGAATGAAGGGGAGATCCTCATTGACACAACTAATGATAAAGCTGAGAGTGGCAGATACAGCATTGAATACAGACCAGGATCTGTGTTTGGACTGTATGCAACCATCACACAGCTGACCAAGTCAGACACAGGAGGGTACATATGTGGTTATGGAAACCCTCTGTCTCCAGATTCATACCACAGTGACAATGTTGTTGTCATTGATG CTTCAAACCCACctaccacaacaacaacaacaacaacaacaacaacaacaacaacaacaacgagtCAGAGTTTCACTGCAGGAGTCTCTGCACCTTCATCAAATTGTCCTGAGTCCTTCTTTCCTCTGGGTGTTTGCGTGTCATTGGTTGGTGTTTTGCTGATGGCTGTTTTCTTCCTGCTCCACTACATTTGTAAGACAAGGAGGAACACTGCACTGAAGACAAGTGAAAATGCAGATGACAAAAAAATGGAG gtcaCATATGAGAACTGGACTCCAATCTCCAAAGCTGAAAAGTCCAGGACAAAAACCTACTCTTCATCATTAAACACGGGAGTCTAA